The Exiguobacterium acetylicum genome includes a window with the following:
- a CDS encoding CTP synthase, giving the protein MTKYIFVTGGVVSSLGKGITAASLARLLKNRGLNVTIQKFDPYINIDPGTMSPYQHGEVFVTDDGAETDLDLGHYERFIDINLSQNANVTSGRIYSTILKKERRGDYNGGTVQVIPHITNEIKDRVFRAGKETGADVVITEIGGTVGDIESLPFIEAIRQVKNDIGKENVMYVHCTLVPYLAAAGELKTKPTQHSVKELRSYGIQPDIIVLRAEHPVPQEMKDKIALFCDTRPEAVIEAQDASTLYEVPLNLQRQGMDQLVCDYFKFDTPVADMTAWKQLVHTVTHLEKTTKIALVGKYVELRDAYISVAEALKHAGFAFNSDIEIDWINAEDVTRENVNELLGSADGILVPGGFGERGIEGKIEATRFARENNVPFFGICLGMQLATVEFARNVLNLEGAHSAEIDPATPYPIIDLLPEQKDIEDLGGTLRLGLYPCKLEDGTKARAAYSSELVYERHRHRYEFGNEFREQFEANGMVFSGTSPDGRLVEIIEIPEHKWFVACQFHPELISRPERPQALFHDFIQASLGE; this is encoded by the coding sequence ATGACAAAGTATATTTTCGTAACAGGTGGCGTCGTATCGTCACTCGGTAAAGGGATCACCGCTGCATCGCTCGCTCGTCTCTTAAAAAACCGTGGTCTTAACGTCACGATCCAAAAATTTGACCCATACATCAACATCGACCCAGGTACGATGAGCCCGTATCAACATGGGGAAGTATTCGTCACGGATGATGGCGCAGAGACGGACCTTGACCTTGGTCATTACGAACGCTTCATCGACATCAACTTAAGCCAGAATGCAAACGTCACGTCTGGACGCATCTACTCGACGATCCTCAAGAAGGAACGCCGTGGAGACTACAACGGTGGAACGGTCCAAGTCATTCCACACATCACGAACGAAATCAAAGACCGTGTCTTCCGTGCCGGAAAAGAAACGGGCGCTGACGTCGTCATCACAGAGATTGGTGGAACAGTAGGGGATATCGAATCGCTTCCGTTCATCGAAGCCATTCGTCAGGTGAAGAACGATATCGGGAAAGAAAACGTCATGTACGTCCACTGTACGCTCGTTCCGTATCTTGCGGCTGCAGGTGAGCTCAAGACGAAGCCGACACAACACAGTGTCAAAGAACTCCGTAGCTACGGAATTCAGCCTGACATCATCGTTTTACGTGCGGAGCACCCAGTCCCACAAGAGATGAAAGATAAAATCGCCCTCTTCTGTGACACACGTCCAGAAGCAGTCATCGAAGCACAAGATGCATCGACACTCTACGAAGTACCACTCAACTTGCAACGTCAAGGCATGGACCAACTCGTCTGTGACTACTTCAAGTTCGATACACCAGTCGCTGACATGACGGCTTGGAAACAACTCGTCCACACAGTGACGCATCTCGAGAAGACGACGAAGATCGCACTCGTCGGGAAATACGTCGAATTGCGTGATGCGTATATCTCGGTCGCAGAAGCATTGAAGCACGCTGGATTTGCTTTCAACAGTGATATCGAGATCGACTGGATCAACGCAGAAGACGTGACACGTGAAAACGTCAACGAATTGCTTGGTTCAGCAGACGGGATCCTCGTTCCTGGTGGATTCGGAGAACGCGGAATCGAAGGGAAAATCGAAGCGACACGTTTCGCACGTGAAAACAATGTACCATTCTTCGGAATTTGTCTCGGTATGCAACTTGCGACTGTCGAATTCGCTCGTAACGTCCTCAACCTCGAAGGCGCACACTCAGCGGAAATCGATCCAGCAACACCATACCCGATCATCGACTTGTTGCCAGAACAAAAAGACATCGAGGACCTCGGTGGTACGCTCCGTCTCGGACTTTACCCATGTAAACTCGAAGACGGAACGAAAGCACGTGCTGCGTACTCAAGCGAGCTCGTCTACGAACGTCACCGTCACCGTTATGAGTTCGGTAACGAATTCCGTGAGCAGTTCGAAGCAAACGGTATGGTCTTCTCAGGTACGAGCCCAGACGGTCGTCTCGTTGAGATCATCGAGATCCCTGAACACAAATGGTTCGTCGCATGTCAGTTCCACCCAGAATTGATCTCACGTCCAGAACGTCCACAAGCACTCTTCCATGACTTCATCCAAGCATCACTTGGTGAATAA
- the rpoE gene encoding DNA-directed RNA polymerase subunit delta, with amino-acid sequence MSLSRLSKEEITDLSLIEFVNEMLQEAGEQPITFDDITSEIEKYHTFTDEEDKFEKLAQLYTDMNIDGNFVNVGANRWSLRAWYPFDKSDEDLVIEARQRGELDEFEEEFNYDAEEDEFETIEDDLDTFAKTADYDSADDSEDDDTFKKVAAIDDLDDDLDEEDLEDFEEEEEV; translated from the coding sequence ATGAGCCTCAGCCGTTTAAGTAAAGAAGAGATTACTGATCTTTCGCTGATCGAATTCGTCAACGAAATGTTGCAAGAAGCTGGCGAACAGCCAATCACGTTCGATGACATCACGTCAGAAATCGAAAAGTACCATACGTTTACAGATGAAGAAGACAAGTTCGAGAAACTTGCTCAACTCTATACAGACATGAACATCGACGGAAACTTCGTCAACGTCGGAGCAAACCGTTGGTCACTCCGCGCTTGGTATCCGTTTGATAAGTCGGATGAGGATCTTGTCATCGAAGCGCGTCAACGTGGAGAACTCGATGAGTTTGAAGAAGAGTTCAACTATGATGCAGAAGAAGACGAGTTCGAGACGATTGAAGATGATCTCGATACATTCGCGAAGACAGCGGACTATGATTCAGCTGACGACAGCGAAGACGACGATACGTTCAAAAAAGTCGCAGCCATCGATGATCTTGATGACGATCTCGACGAAGAAGATTTAGAAGACTTCGAAGAAGAAGAGGAAGTCTAA
- a CDS encoding GNAT family N-acetyltransferase, with protein sequence MEMTIERVNDFDDFNWLPILSKSTQEGYPFIERMLRERRNETFRENGEALFVVLSLSGHVIACGGYMKQTGTDGVGRIRHVYVLPEMRGHGVGTRLLEKIIPEALLTYSELWLYTDDASMFYERFGFEPYTATKVTHRLLKHAFVQP encoded by the coding sequence ATGGAGATGACAATCGAACGGGTAAACGATTTTGATGACTTCAACTGGTTACCGATCCTATCCAAAAGTACACAAGAAGGCTACCCCTTCATCGAAAGGATGTTACGTGAACGACGGAATGAGACGTTTCGAGAAAATGGAGAAGCGTTGTTTGTCGTCTTATCTCTCTCGGGGCACGTCATCGCGTGCGGTGGCTATATGAAGCAAACCGGTACAGACGGCGTCGGGCGGATCCGTCATGTCTATGTCTTACCAGAAATGCGAGGTCATGGTGTCGGTACGCGTCTGCTTGAAAAAATCATCCCGGAAGCACTGTTGACGTATTCCGAGCTCTGGCTCTATACGGATGACGCCAGTATGTTTTATGAACGATTCGGCTTTGAGCCTTATACGGCAACCAAAGTAACACATCGGCTTCTAAAGCATGCGTTCGTTCAACCGTAA
- a CDS encoding ArsR/SmtB family transcription factor produces the protein MTNQVDLFKALSNEVRLDILRWLKDPETHFNKPTAHLATNLSEKGGICVGDIQEKANLSQSTVSQYLTMLQKVGLLESERHGKWTYYRRNEEKIQELATYLKGEL, from the coding sequence ATGACAAACCAAGTGGATCTGTTCAAGGCATTATCGAACGAGGTACGACTTGATATTTTACGCTGGCTCAAAGATCCCGAGACTCATTTCAATAAGCCGACGGCCCATCTCGCGACGAACTTGTCGGAAAAGGGAGGCATTTGTGTCGGAGATATCCAGGAGAAGGCGAACTTGTCCCAATCGACCGTCTCCCAGTATCTTACGATGTTGCAAAAAGTCGGATTGCTCGAATCCGAACGTCACGGCAAATGGACGTATTACCGGCGAAATGAAGAAAAAATCCAAGAGCTCGCAACGTACCTCAAGGGAGAACTGTGA
- a CDS encoding DMT family transporter, translating into MKIVYYVLALLAGIALSVEGAIYGELGNFVGKLESSFYNFFAGTIIIGLIVLFFGKGSLGYTFRAPKWTLLGGLLGSIYLTILIISIPLVGVGLAMISVILGQMVASIVIEHFGWLGSPKRPINRDKLMASGLMVVALFLIF; encoded by the coding sequence TTGAAAATCGTGTATTACGTACTGGCATTACTCGCCGGTATCGCACTCAGTGTCGAAGGTGCCATCTATGGTGAGCTCGGCAACTTCGTCGGAAAACTCGAAAGTAGCTTTTATAATTTCTTCGCCGGTACGATCATCATTGGATTGATCGTCCTCTTCTTCGGAAAAGGCTCACTCGGTTATACATTCCGTGCTCCGAAATGGACCTTGCTTGGCGGTCTACTTGGTAGCATCTACTTGACGATCCTGATCATCAGCATCCCGCTCGTCGGTGTCGGTCTCGCCATGATCAGTGTCATTCTCGGTCAGATGGTCGCAAGTATCGTCATCGAACATTTTGGCTGGCTCGGTAGTCCAAAACGTCCCATCAATCGCGACAAGCTGATGGCTTCCGGTTTGATGGTCGTTGCCCTATTTTTGATCTTTTAA
- a CDS encoding DMT family transporter codes for MNILLLGFTLLGGVMLSAQSSINGAFSQKAGALESTFLTFFTGMLILALAILFFGQGNVLLLLEAPRWQLSAVLFGVSYLFLTILAVPQIGVTAASIATVIGQLAAGMVIDHIGAFGGVVVPLDGKRLLGLLVMLAALYFVYRGNTRKDVSASSDSMAS; via the coding sequence GTGAATATTCTCTTACTTGGTTTTACATTACTCGGCGGCGTGATGCTGAGCGCGCAGTCGTCCATCAACGGTGCCTTCAGTCAAAAGGCAGGTGCCCTTGAAAGTACGTTTTTGACGTTCTTTACGGGGATGCTGATTCTTGCACTCGCCATTCTGTTCTTTGGTCAAGGAAACGTCTTACTTTTACTTGAAGCACCTCGGTGGCAACTAAGTGCCGTCCTATTTGGTGTCAGTTATTTATTCCTGACGATTCTTGCCGTTCCGCAAATCGGTGTCACGGCAGCTAGTATTGCGACCGTCATCGGTCAACTCGCAGCAGGGATGGTCATCGATCACATCGGTGCGTTCGGTGGCGTCGTCGTGCCACTCGACGGAAAACGTCTGCTTGGTCTGCTCGTCATGCTGGCGGCTCTTTACTTCGTCTATCGCGGGAACACACGCAAAGACGTATCGGCTTCTTCTGATTCGATGGCGTCGTGA
- a CDS encoding DUF6440 family protein, whose translation MSKRFILKSKQHLSGGIIKIVVDTETGVNYLMTSGLGLNGMTPLLDKEGKVVIDKPIN comes from the coding sequence ATGAGTAAACGATTTATACTTAAATCAAAACAGCACCTAAGTGGTGGTATTATCAAAATTGTCGTAGATACTGAAACAGGTGTAAATTATTTAATGACAAGTGGACTTGGTTTGAACGGAATGACACCGCTACTAGACAAGGAAGGTAAAGTAGTTATCGATAAGCCGATCAATTGA
- a CDS encoding heme-degrading domain-containing protein, whose amino-acid sequence MEELKVLLAEEEELVLTSLTNTEAIGMGHELIGRAMKENLSIAVEIKRNGQRLYYAALDGTAPDQEEWIRRKSNVVLRHGYSSLYMRRYNESKHRSYHTMYAVSPADYADAGGSFPIRIEGVGVVGTITVSGLSQEADHRLATEALRLLKRQQLEQ is encoded by the coding sequence ATGGAAGAACTGAAGGTATTGCTGGCAGAAGAGGAAGAACTCGTCCTGACGTCACTGACGAACACGGAAGCGATTGGAATGGGGCATGAATTGATCGGACGGGCGATGAAGGAGAATCTTTCGATTGCCGTTGAAATTAAACGAAACGGACAGCGCTTATATTACGCGGCACTCGACGGGACAGCACCCGATCAGGAAGAGTGGATCCGTCGGAAATCGAACGTTGTCTTACGACATGGCTATAGTTCACTCTACATGCGTCGTTATAATGAGAGTAAACATCGCTCGTATCATACGATGTATGCTGTCTCGCCAGCCGATTATGCTGATGCGGGTGGGTCGTTCCCGATTCGGATCGAGGGAGTCGGTGTCGTCGGTACGATCACTGTTTCCGGTCTATCGCAGGAAGCCGATCATCGCCTCGCGACGGAAGCATTGCGTTTACTTAAAAGACAACAGTTGGAGCAGTGA
- a CDS encoding Gfo/Idh/MocA family oxidoreductase: MNPIQTTLVGFGFSAVTFHVPFLQELPAFEVTQVVSSRPEQVAQHFSEATVVATLAEALQDDNTELVIITTPTALHFEMAKQAIEAKKHVLLEKPAVVTIAEALALQALAKQHDVQVAVYQNRRFDGDFLTLEQLMEMNEIGDWQVIESRFDRYRPVVRERWREQAGDGAGILFDLGSHLLDQALALFGEPDALMGDVYLQREGAVVDDGFHVTLHYGTRRVILRSTSFIQGPTPRFEFHATRGSYIKYGMDPQEGRLAKGYPVDPQLGEDEVETYGYLQIADQPVERLATLPGSYATFYEQLAEGLRGGQVPVNLRDAEKTMRLIEAVRISSDEGRRLVRKEWDEWKN; the protein is encoded by the coding sequence ATGAACCCGATTCAAACGACACTCGTCGGCTTCGGCTTTTCAGCGGTGACGTTCCATGTCCCGTTCTTACAAGAGTTACCGGCATTTGAAGTGACACAAGTCGTCTCGAGCCGACCGGAACAAGTTGCGCAACATTTCAGTGAAGCGACGGTCGTCGCAACACTTGCTGAGGCGTTGCAGGACGACAACACGGAACTCGTCATCATCACGACACCAACGGCACTGCATTTCGAAATGGCGAAACAAGCGATTGAGGCGAAGAAACACGTCTTACTCGAAAAGCCAGCAGTCGTGACGATTGCAGAAGCACTCGCGCTGCAAGCATTAGCGAAACAACACGACGTTCAAGTCGCAGTTTATCAGAATCGTCGCTTCGACGGGGACTTCCTGACACTCGAACAGTTGATGGAGATGAACGAGATTGGCGATTGGCAGGTCATCGAGTCACGCTTTGATCGCTATCGTCCGGTCGTTCGCGAACGATGGCGGGAGCAAGCGGGTGACGGCGCCGGCATCTTGTTTGATCTCGGCTCACACTTGCTCGATCAAGCACTTGCCTTGTTCGGAGAACCGGATGCATTGATGGGTGATGTCTATCTACAACGCGAGGGGGCGGTCGTCGATGACGGGTTCCATGTCACGTTGCACTACGGGACGCGTCGTGTCATTCTCCGTTCGACGTCCTTCATTCAAGGACCGACGCCACGCTTCGAGTTTCATGCAACGCGTGGCAGTTACATTAAATACGGAATGGATCCGCAGGAAGGACGCCTTGCGAAAGGATATCCTGTTGATCCACAACTCGGAGAAGATGAAGTAGAAACATATGGCTACCTCCAGATCGCCGATCAGCCCGTCGAGCGTCTCGCGACACTGCCGGGTAGTTATGCGACGTTTTATGAACAATTGGCGGAAGGACTTCGCGGAGGACAAGTACCTGTCAATTTACGCGACGCTGAAAAAACGATGCGCCTGATCGAAGCGGTTCGCATCAGTAGTGATGAAGGACGACGCCTCGTACGAAAGGAATGGGACGAATGGAAGAACTGA
- a CDS encoding DeoR/GlpR family DNA-binding transcription regulator, which translates to MGQMERLQQMREWIKTSPEISLDQLMQEYQISRDTARRDVILLEQEGEIIRVKNGLVRAGGTLAYEQRTEKPEKRRIGQRAARHIHANDRLLLDAATTVSEMARALPPYPLQVITNSLDIADYVGARTDIELYVTGGRFDRHARSLSGIKTADDILNYQVDSVFLGACGLTEEGLFAEQLEEAVVKKAMIRSTTRVIVLADHTKFNKRFLHKVCDWEQIDVLVTNQVPDASWQERLHDYNVELDVTEEETT; encoded by the coding sequence ATGGGGCAAATGGAACGATTGCAACAGATGCGGGAATGGATCAAGACGAGTCCGGAAATTTCGCTCGACCAGCTGATGCAGGAGTATCAGATTTCACGAGATACTGCACGGCGTGATGTCATTCTGCTCGAGCAAGAAGGGGAAATCATTCGCGTTAAAAACGGATTGGTCCGTGCTGGTGGAACGCTCGCCTACGAACAGCGGACAGAAAAACCGGAAAAACGACGGATTGGACAGCGCGCGGCACGTCACATCCACGCAAACGATCGATTGTTACTTGACGCTGCAACGACGGTATCTGAGATGGCTCGGGCACTTCCGCCGTATCCGCTACAAGTCATAACGAACTCACTCGATATCGCAGACTATGTCGGAGCGCGAACAGATATTGAACTGTACGTCACAGGTGGTCGTTTTGACCGACATGCACGGAGCTTAAGCGGGATCAAGACGGCGGACGACATCTTGAATTATCAAGTCGACAGTGTCTTTCTCGGAGCGTGTGGATTAACGGAAGAAGGACTTTTTGCGGAACAACTCGAAGAAGCGGTCGTAAAGAAAGCGATGATTCGAAGTACGACCCGTGTCATCGTCCTTGCAGACCATACGAAATTCAATAAGCGTTTTTTGCATAAGGTCTGTGACTGGGAACAAATTGATGTGCTCGTCACCAATCAAGTACCAGACGCATCATGGCAGGAACGACTACACGATTACAACGTCGAACTCGACGTGACAGAGGAGGAAACAACATGA
- a CDS encoding SDR family oxidoreductase yields MQTMLITGASSGIGLATARRFAEAGWFVYAGVRSPDEITVSLPTLTFLPLDVTDETSVKAAVRQIEQEVDHLDVVFCNAGHGLLRALGQATSYEINRLFETNVFGVIRTIEACLPLLKQAPDGSHLLATSSVSGLVGQPMNELYCASKFAIEGLFESLATYYKPYFNIDVTLIEPAAVETNFTANVLDQLEQTGGLHEDDFKPIITAYLQTYRTRHANRQSAEALAEVIFEVVHGDNRPLRIRTTEADEHFVAHKTRHDPSGLEGVAKIRRLTLNLD; encoded by the coding sequence ATGCAAACGATGTTGATCACGGGCGCCTCTTCCGGTATCGGTCTTGCGACGGCGCGCCGATTTGCAGAAGCCGGTTGGTTCGTCTATGCGGGTGTCCGGAGTCCGGACGAGATAACTGTATCGTTACCGACACTCACCTTCTTACCGCTCGATGTGACCGATGAAACAAGCGTTAAAGCAGCAGTCCGACAGATTGAACAGGAAGTCGATCATCTTGACGTCGTGTTCTGCAATGCAGGTCATGGTTTATTGCGTGCACTGGGACAAGCAACAAGTTATGAAATCAATCGCCTATTCGAAACGAATGTCTTCGGTGTCATTCGAACGATTGAAGCCTGTCTTCCGCTACTCAAACAAGCACCGGATGGTAGTCACTTACTCGCAACATCAAGCGTCAGCGGACTCGTCGGTCAACCGATGAATGAACTGTATTGTGCGAGTAAGTTTGCGATCGAAGGGCTGTTTGAAAGTCTTGCGACCTACTATAAACCGTACTTCAATATCGATGTCACCTTGATTGAACCGGCTGCTGTCGAAACGAACTTTACGGCAAACGTTCTCGATCAACTCGAACAGACCGGTGGTTTACACGAAGACGACTTCAAACCGATCATCACCGCGTATTTGCAGACGTACCGAACACGTCACGCCAATCGTCAATCGGCGGAAGCCCTAGCTGAAGTAATCTTTGAAGTAGTCCACGGCGACAACCGTCCTTTACGAATTCGAACGACAGAAGCCGATGAACACTTCGTCGCGCATAAAACCCGTCATGATCCATCAGGACTCGAGGGTGTCGCTAAAATACGCCGTCTAACATTAAATCTCGATTGA
- a CDS encoding sensor domain-containing diguanylate cyclase: MPPLFLFAIVYLIPTFIMFYMSVDIFLRNPSRPQHRLLSLFTFAYGMLFLGEFFRNASPIESSPAFVTYWFGNAGLIVFSTSLHFIFRISNLWKRVPRILYPWIFYLPLGIVLTTYVFQTNVINSQQFSQVGQFIYPEFNMQYLVTMTVGNVFHLLVIGLLVYARTQLKDARRGIINVLLSVAILVLAWDIVFGYWSFYGIMPPYAYMYGGLFWAGALAIAMRRFDYLASYQKRFATLYNLNPSAILLLDREGRIESANPAAHRLFETDELTACTFSTYLPDKKQADWSIHYMTHFLSQRKFNEFETKILTAQQQERYVVMDADFVFIEQELHGMLLIRDIQSFKEAEQTIRFFAYHDPLTKIANRRSFYERAAQELLELDHVAIIVVDLDGFKAINDTYGHQIGDAFLIHIARLLEKHAEQTGFAARVGGDEFFLLYRQPNVAALHAYATDLLIYLRDNPYRFAEEVIEIRTSIGLSYSPDHGVDLDTLIQHADQAMYHVKHDGKNDYFIHDTMDSTQRS; the protein is encoded by the coding sequence ATGCCACCTTTATTTCTTTTTGCGATCGTCTATCTGATTCCGACCTTTATCATGTTCTACATGTCGGTCGATATTTTTTTACGTAATCCATCACGTCCACAACACCGACTGCTCAGTTTATTCACGTTCGCTTACGGGATGTTGTTCCTCGGAGAATTTTTCCGAAACGCCTCCCCGATTGAGTCGAGTCCAGCATTTGTGACTTACTGGTTCGGGAATGCCGGTCTGATCGTCTTTAGTACGTCGCTCCACTTCATCTTCCGCATCTCGAACTTGTGGAAACGGGTGCCACGAATCCTTTATCCATGGATTTTCTATCTACCGTTGGGGATCGTGCTTACGACATACGTATTCCAGACGAATGTCATCAACAGTCAGCAATTCTCGCAAGTCGGGCAGTTCATCTATCCTGAATTCAATATGCAATATTTAGTGACGATGACGGTCGGAAACGTTTTCCATCTCCTCGTCATCGGTCTACTCGTGTACGCTCGGACGCAATTGAAGGATGCCCGTCGCGGCATCATCAACGTTTTGCTAAGCGTCGCCATCCTCGTTCTTGCGTGGGATATCGTCTTCGGCTACTGGTCGTTCTATGGCATCATGCCACCGTATGCCTATATGTATGGCGGTTTGTTCTGGGCAGGAGCGCTCGCAATTGCGATGCGCCGGTTTGATTATCTCGCGTCCTATCAAAAGCGCTTCGCGACGCTTTATAACTTAAACCCTTCTGCGATTCTTTTGCTTGATCGAGAAGGACGAATCGAAAGTGCCAATCCGGCTGCCCATCGGCTATTCGAGACAGATGAGCTGACGGCATGTACGTTTTCAACGTATCTTCCCGATAAAAAACAAGCCGACTGGTCAATCCATTACATGACGCACTTTTTGTCGCAACGTAAGTTCAATGAATTCGAGACAAAGATTTTGACGGCACAACAGCAAGAACGGTATGTCGTCATGGATGCTGATTTTGTCTTCATTGAACAAGAACTGCACGGGATGCTGTTGATTCGCGATATTCAGTCCTTCAAGGAAGCAGAACAGACGATTCGTTTCTTCGCCTATCATGATCCGTTGACGAAGATTGCCAATCGCCGGAGCTTTTACGAACGAGCGGCGCAAGAGTTGCTCGAGCTTGATCACGTGGCGATCATCGTCGTCGATCTCGATGGATTCAAAGCAATCAACGATACGTACGGTCATCAGATCGGTGACGCCTTTTTGATTCATATCGCTCGTCTTCTTGAAAAACATGCTGAACAAACTGGTTTCGCTGCCCGTGTTGGTGGAGACGAGTTCTTCTTGCTCTACCGTCAACCAAACGTTGCTGCGCTACATGCGTATGCGACAGATTTGTTAATCTACTTGCGAGACAACCCTTATCGGTTCGCTGAAGAAGTCATTGAAATCCGGACGAGCATCGGACTCAGCTACTCACCGGATCATGGTGTCGACCTTGATACGTTGATCCAACATGCTGACCAAGCGATGTACCATGTCAAACATGACGGAAAAAACGATTATTTCATTCATGATACGATGGACTCGACGCAACGATCCTAA
- a CDS encoding potassium channel family protein, with amino-acid sequence MISVLTIFSRLFKGLRRAFHLSYFRGLLILCLLTLVSGTIFYSTEENLSIVDALYFCITTLSTVGHPTFVPTTTLGKVFTMAYITIGCGLFLTLIATLSYVLIKQPEDE; translated from the coding sequence ATGATTTCTGTACTAACGATTTTTTCACGCTTATTCAAGGGATTGCGTCGCGCCTTTCATCTGTCTTACTTCCGGGGACTATTGATTCTATGCCTGTTGACGCTCGTTTCCGGTACGATTTTCTATAGCACCGAAGAAAATCTTTCAATCGTTGATGCACTTTACTTTTGCATCACGACACTAAGTACCGTCGGGCATCCGACGTTCGTTCCGACGACGACGCTCGGTAAAGTCTTTACAATGGCGTACATCACGATTGGCTGTGGGCTATTTTTAACACTGATCGCCACGTTATCTTACGTTCTGATTAAACAACCGGAGGATGAATAA
- the mgtE gene encoding magnesium transporter: MRQTAEQQWKWLLLDALAKEKREQAQQVIEEVYPYDIAQVYEELGEDDQARLLDYLDHERLADVLEELEGEQRLAVLRRLDVERAGHVLDLMENDDVADLLEELGPEETDRLLGSMRTDEALVVRNLLTYPPETAGRLMTNRFIWVGEDFTVGETVEKMRDYIEYSETINYVYVVNQLSELVGVISYRDVILAENTERISDVMETKVIRVAAETDQEEVAQLFERYDLVSLPVVEGDVLVGLITVDDALDVLREEANEDIEKLSASGKSIDFETKPWIAATRRLPWLVLLLFIGLVSGSIISQFEETLSKVVALAFFMPMIAGMTGNTGTQSLAVVVRGLITREVDKRVATRLILRELWVGLIIGIICGILIAIIAYVWQGSAVLGLVVGSSLVITLIFGTLAGTIIPLILHRLKIDPAIASGPLITTLNDILSLLVYFGIATAFISRLM; encoded by the coding sequence TTGCGTCAGACAGCAGAACAACAATGGAAGTGGCTATTGCTCGATGCGCTCGCAAAGGAAAAACGCGAACAGGCACAGCAAGTCATCGAAGAAGTTTATCCGTATGACATCGCGCAAGTATATGAGGAATTAGGAGAAGATGATCAGGCACGACTCCTCGATTATCTCGATCACGAACGGTTAGCAGATGTTCTCGAGGAGCTCGAAGGGGAGCAACGTCTAGCTGTCTTACGTCGCTTAGACGTCGAACGCGCTGGACACGTTCTCGATTTAATGGAGAACGATGATGTCGCGGATTTACTTGAGGAACTCGGACCAGAAGAGACTGATCGGTTGCTTGGTAGCATGCGGACGGACGAAGCGCTGGTCGTCCGTAATCTCTTGACGTATCCACCCGAAACGGCAGGGCGTTTGATGACGAACCGGTTCATCTGGGTCGGTGAGGACTTCACGGTCGGTGAGACGGTCGAGAAGATGCGCGACTACATCGAATACTCGGAGACGATCAACTACGTTTACGTCGTCAATCAACTGAGTGAACTCGTCGGTGTCATCTCATACCGGGATGTCATCTTAGCTGAAAATACGGAACGGATCAGCGACGTCATGGAGACGAAAGTGATTCGTGTCGCAGCAGAGACCGATCAGGAAGAAGTCGCGCAGTTGTTCGAACGTTATGACCTCGTCTCGTTACCGGTCGTCGAAGGGGATGTTCTTGTCGGACTGATCACGGTTGACGATGCGCTTGACGTCTTACGGGAAGAAGCGAACGAAGACATCGAGAAACTCTCGGCGTCCGGTAAATCCATTGATTTCGAGACGAAGCCGTGGATCGCGGCAACACGGCGTTTGCCGTGGCTCGTCCTGTTACTCTTCATCGGTCTCGTCTCCGGGTCGATCATCAGTCAGTTCGAAGAGACGCTCTCGAAAGTCGTTGCCCTCGCCTTCTTCATGCCGATGATTGCCGGAATGACCGGAAACACGGGCACCCAATCGCTGGCGGTCGTCGTCCGTGGGTTGATCACTCGTGAAGTCGATAAGCGGGTCGCGACTCGGTTGATTCTGAGAGAACTTTGGGTCGGTCTAATCATTGGTATCATTTGTGGTATCTTGATCGCCATCATTGCCTACGTCTGGCAAGGCAGTGCCGTCTTAGGTCTTGTCGTCGGAAGTTCGCTCGTCATTACGTTGATTTTCGGAACGTTAGCTGGAACAATCATTCCGCTCATCTTACATCGCCTAAAGATTGACCCGGCGATTGCATCTGGACCACTGATCACGACGTTGAATGATATCCTGTCGCTCCTTGTCTACTTCGGAATTGCGACAGCGTTCATTAGTCGCTTGATGTAA